One part of the Streptomyces lydicus genome encodes these proteins:
- a CDS encoding ATP-binding cassette domain-containing protein — protein MTALVELTDVSKYYGNVRALEGVSLEVHAGEISCVLGDNGAGKSTLIKIIAGLHRHDAGSFTIDGEETTLSSPREALDRGIATVYQDLAVVPLMPVWRNFFLGSEPTTGIGPFKRLDVATMRETTRSELLRMGIDLRDVDQPIGTLSGGERQCVAIARAVYFGAKVLVLDEPTAALGVKQSGVVLKYVAAARDAGLGVVLITHNPHHAYLVGDRFVLLKRGAMAGSHIKAEIALEELTRQMAGGSELEQLSHELARTATPEFPGGHRPD, from the coding sequence ATGACCGCGCTGGTCGAGCTGACGGACGTCAGCAAGTACTACGGCAACGTCCGGGCACTGGAGGGCGTGTCCCTGGAGGTGCACGCGGGCGAGATCTCCTGCGTGCTCGGCGACAACGGCGCCGGCAAATCCACCCTCATCAAGATCATCGCGGGCCTGCACCGGCACGACGCCGGGTCCTTCACCATCGACGGCGAGGAGACCACCCTCTCCTCCCCGCGCGAGGCCCTGGACCGCGGGATCGCCACCGTCTACCAGGACCTCGCCGTCGTCCCCCTGATGCCGGTGTGGCGGAACTTCTTCCTCGGCTCCGAGCCCACCACCGGCATCGGCCCCTTCAAGCGGCTCGACGTCGCCACGATGCGTGAGACCACCCGCAGCGAGCTGCTGCGGATGGGCATCGACCTGCGGGACGTCGACCAGCCCATCGGCACCCTCTCGGGCGGCGAACGGCAGTGCGTCGCCATCGCCCGCGCCGTGTACTTCGGGGCCAAGGTCCTCGTCCTGGACGAGCCGACGGCGGCGCTCGGCGTCAAGCAGTCCGGCGTGGTCCTGAAGTACGTCGCGGCCGCCCGGGACGCCGGCCTCGGCGTGGTATTGATCACTCACAATCCGCACCACGCCTACCTCGTCGGCGACCGGTTCGTCCTCCTCAAGCGGGGCGCGATGGCCGGCAGCCACATCAAGGCGGAGATCGCCCTGGAGGAGCTGACCCGGCAGATGGCGGGCGGCAGCGAGCTGGAACAGCTCAGTCACGAGCTGGCCCGCACCGCCACCCCGGAATTCCCCGGCGGACACCGGCCCGACTGA
- a CDS encoding TetR/AcrR family transcriptional regulator: MSKPPGTRQSIIDAVLRIISEDGIAAVTNRRIAKEAGVSLGSVTYHFATQHEMLRESLLHFVAEETRRLTELAAQCRTDGMDADRAAATVSQVAGGTPFDSRHIAPFELYIQAGRDERLRSAAAQSFAAYDQLATRILTGLGVPDAERLASSAIALVFGLQLRSLATGRPAEELVDALMLLARGAQHS, encoded by the coding sequence ATGTCCAAGCCCCCCGGAACCCGGCAGAGCATCATCGACGCCGTCCTGCGCATCATCAGCGAGGACGGCATCGCCGCGGTCACCAACCGGCGGATCGCCAAGGAGGCCGGCGTCTCCCTCGGATCGGTCACCTACCACTTCGCGACCCAGCACGAGATGCTGCGGGAGAGTCTGCTGCACTTCGTCGCGGAGGAGACCCGGCGCCTCACCGAGCTCGCCGCCCAGTGCCGGACCGACGGCATGGACGCCGACCGGGCCGCCGCCACGGTCAGCCAGGTCGCCGGGGGGACACCGTTCGACAGCAGGCACATCGCCCCCTTCGAGCTCTACATCCAGGCCGGCCGCGACGAGCGGTTGCGCAGCGCGGCCGCGCAGAGCTTCGCCGCGTATGACCAGTTGGCCACCCGGATCCTCACCGGTCTCGGCGTACCGGACGCCGAGCGGCTGGCGAGCAGCGCCATCGCGCTGGTCTTCGGACTGCAACTGCGCAGCCTGGCCACCGGTCGGCCCGCCGAGGAGCTCGTCGACGCCTTGATGCTGCTGGCACGCGGGGCGCAGCACTCCTGA
- a CDS encoding FMN-binding glutamate synthase family protein produces MRARSIATATATALALVAARDLVQKKHALLRNFPVLGHARYLLETIGPELRQYIVTSNDEERPFSRDQRTWIYASSKGENNYFGFGTDNDVEHVQGHAYLKQRTFAGTLPDVHDPQAPLPSAKVLGGPRGRAKAFRPASVVNISAMSFGSLSGAAITALNKGAALAGTLHNTGEGGLSPYHRNGGDLVLQIGTSYFGCRNEDGSFNIDKLKDVVAGAPVKAIEIKLSQGAKPGLGGMLPGAKVTPEIAEIRGIPVGKDCASPSRHTAFGDVDSMLDFVELLATETGLPVGIKSAVGEMEFWQELATLMARGDRGVDFVTIDGGEGGTGAAPLTFSDSVSLPFRMGFSRVYGAFAERGLTDDLTFIASGKLGLPENAAVAFALGADMINVAREAMLSVGCIQAQKCHTDKCPTGIATQNPWLARGLDPTSKATRAAVYLRTLRKELLKISAAVGVAHPALITADDIEIMNGDYEARTLAGVYGYKDGWGELGPHLAEEITALLTAERSSDRKPTA; encoded by the coding sequence ATGCGCGCCCGGAGCATCGCCACGGCCACCGCGACAGCATTGGCACTGGTGGCCGCCCGTGACCTTGTCCAGAAGAAGCACGCATTGCTCCGGAACTTCCCTGTGCTCGGGCACGCCCGGTACCTGTTGGAGACGATCGGGCCGGAGCTGCGCCAGTACATAGTGACCTCCAACGACGAGGAGCGCCCGTTCAGTCGTGACCAGCGCACCTGGATCTACGCGTCGTCGAAGGGGGAGAACAACTACTTCGGGTTCGGAACCGACAACGACGTCGAGCACGTGCAGGGGCACGCGTACCTGAAGCAGCGCACGTTCGCCGGCACGCTGCCCGACGTGCACGACCCGCAGGCCCCACTGCCGTCGGCCAAGGTGCTGGGCGGGCCGCGCGGGCGCGCCAAGGCGTTCCGGCCGGCGAGCGTGGTGAACATCTCGGCGATGAGCTTCGGTTCGCTCTCCGGCGCGGCGATCACGGCGCTCAACAAGGGGGCGGCGCTGGCGGGCACCCTGCACAACACGGGTGAGGGCGGTCTCTCGCCGTACCACCGCAACGGCGGCGACCTCGTCCTGCAGATCGGTACGTCCTACTTCGGCTGCCGCAACGAGGACGGCAGCTTCAACATCGACAAGCTCAAGGACGTGGTCGCCGGCGCCCCGGTCAAGGCGATAGAGATCAAGCTCTCCCAGGGTGCCAAGCCCGGGCTGGGCGGAATGCTGCCGGGCGCGAAGGTGACCCCGGAAATCGCCGAGATCCGCGGCATCCCGGTCGGCAAGGACTGCGCCTCCCCGTCGCGGCACACCGCGTTCGGCGACGTCGACTCGATGCTCGACTTCGTCGAACTGCTCGCCACCGAGACCGGCCTGCCGGTCGGGATCAAGAGCGCGGTGGGCGAGATGGAGTTCTGGCAGGAGCTGGCCACGCTGATGGCGCGTGGTGACCGTGGTGTCGACTTCGTGACCATCGACGGTGGCGAGGGCGGCACCGGGGCGGCGCCGCTGACCTTCTCCGACTCGGTGTCGCTGCCCTTCCGGATGGGCTTCTCCCGGGTCTACGGCGCCTTCGCCGAGCGGGGGCTGACCGACGACCTGACGTTCATCGCCTCCGGCAAGCTCGGCCTGCCCGAGAACGCCGCGGTCGCCTTCGCCCTGGGTGCCGACATGATCAACGTGGCGCGTGAGGCGATGCTGTCGGTCGGCTGCATCCAGGCGCAGAAGTGCCACACCGACAAGTGCCCCACCGGCATCGCCACCCAGAACCCGTGGCTGGCCCGCGGCCTCGACCCCACCTCGAAGGCCACCCGGGCCGCCGTCTACCTGCGCACCCTCCGCAAGGAGCTGCTGAAGATCTCGGCGGCCGTCGGCGTCGCCCACCCGGCACTCATCACGGCCGACGACATCGAGATCATGAACGGCGACTACGAGGCCCGCACCCTGGCCGGCGTCTACGGTTACAAGGACGGCTGGGGCGAACTCGGCCCGCACCTCGCCGAGGAGATCACCGCACTGCTCACCGCCGAGCGGTCCTCCGACCGGAAGCCGACCGCCTGA
- a CDS encoding helix-turn-helix transcriptional regulator: MRSRRARIGPAEAGLGPDAAGRRRVPGLRREEVARLAGISVDYYVRLERGRNPKVSASVLEAVARALRLDEAERARLFALARPRPGSARRRPVPPQRVRPGLLRLLGSLTDTPAMIMGHRLDVLAANPLAKALYTDFDALPHRDRNLARFLFLDPAARQLIADWDTAARGTVAALRLYAGRHPHDSRLTELVGELSVHDEDFRQWWADHDVFAYTHGTKRYRHPLVGEPALEYESLTLPDDPDQALYLYTAEPGSPSAHALRLLGSWSEPELTAGGGHAPHGAATAQRLQP; encoded by the coding sequence TTGCGCTCGCGCAGGGCCCGGATCGGTCCTGCCGAGGCCGGTCTGGGTCCGGACGCCGCCGGGCGGCGCCGGGTGCCGGGGCTGCGCCGCGAGGAGGTGGCACGGCTGGCCGGGATCAGCGTCGATTACTACGTACGCCTGGAGCGCGGGCGCAACCCGAAGGTGTCGGCGTCGGTGCTGGAGGCGGTGGCCCGCGCACTGCGCCTGGACGAGGCCGAGCGGGCCCGCCTGTTCGCCCTGGCCCGTCCCCGGCCGGGTTCGGCCCGCCGCCGCCCCGTGCCGCCGCAGCGGGTGCGGCCCGGACTGCTGCGGCTCCTCGGTTCCCTGACCGACACCCCCGCCATGATCATGGGCCACCGGCTGGACGTGCTCGCCGCCAACCCCCTCGCCAAGGCCCTGTACACCGACTTCGACGCGCTGCCGCACCGCGACCGCAACCTCGCCCGGTTCCTGTTTCTCGATCCCGCCGCCCGCCAACTGATCGCCGACTGGGACACCGCTGCCCGTGGCACGGTGGCGGCACTGCGCCTGTACGCCGGGCGCCACCCGCACGACTCCCGTCTGACCGAGCTGGTGGGCGAGCTGTCCGTGCACGACGAAGACTTCCGCCAGTGGTGGGCCGACCACGACGTGTTCGCGTACACCCACGGCACCAAGCGCTACCGCCACCCCCTCGTCGGCGAACCGGCCCTGGAATACGAGTCGCTCACGCTGCCGGACGACCCGGACCAGGCCCTCTACCTCTACACGGCCGAGCCCGGCAGCCCCTCCGCGCACGCGCTGCGCCTGCTGGGCAGCTGGTCGGAGCCGGAACTCACCGCGGGCGGGGGCCACGCCCCGCACGGGGCGGCGACGGCGCAGCGGCTCCAGCCCTGA
- a CDS encoding DUF2231 domain-containing protein, whose translation MSLNVVNGLPAHVLIVHFVVVLVPLSALAVVVGAMWPGAARRMGMVLPLLALVTLASVPLATQAGEWLEKHVDSNALVRRHTELGDGMLPWAVGLFVLATLIWWTNRGPASAGAAHGERTRRASSRSALVVRILAAVLAVGVASGAVVEVYRIGDSGAKAAWHDGFSKTTTSHKGDEGDNG comes from the coding sequence ATGAGCCTCAACGTTGTCAACGGTCTGCCCGCACACGTCCTGATCGTGCACTTCGTCGTCGTGCTCGTTCCCTTGAGCGCACTGGCGGTCGTGGTCGGCGCGATGTGGCCCGGTGCCGCCCGGCGCATGGGGATGGTGCTGCCACTGCTGGCCCTGGTGACGCTGGCGAGCGTGCCGCTGGCCACGCAGGCCGGCGAGTGGCTGGAGAAGCACGTCGACAGCAACGCCCTGGTCCGCAGGCACACCGAACTCGGCGACGGGATGCTCCCCTGGGCCGTGGGCCTGTTCGTGCTGGCGACGCTGATCTGGTGGACGAACCGCGGGCCGGCCTCGGCGGGGGCCGCCCACGGGGAACGGACCCGGCGCGCCTCCTCCCGGTCCGCGCTGGTCGTCCGCATCCTGGCAGCGGTGCTGGCTGTGGGCGTGGCATCGGGCGCCGTCGTGGAGGTGTACCGGATCGGCGACTCCGGGGCGAAGGCCGCCTGGCATGACGGCTTCTCCAAGACCACCACGAGCCACAAGGGCGACGAGGGCGACAACGGCTGA
- a CDS encoding sugar ABC transporter substrate-binding protein produces MLVAVLGASLAGCSSTGGKRAEDERLARTAGGKAAVNTPRWTFAMVTHSGDGDTFWDIVQNGAQQAAAKDNIKFVYGHDEEASRQSQLVQSYIDQKVDGLIVSLAKPNAMKDVVAKAEKAGIPVITVNSGAEESKAFGALSHIGQDETVAGEAVGEELNKRGRKKALCVLHEQGNVGHEQRCDGAKKTFKGDLQKLYVEGTNMPDVQSSIESKLQADPSIDAVVTLGAPFAPTAVKAAEQAGSKAEIDTFDLNAQVATGLKDGSLGFAVDQQPYLQGYEAVDLLWLYKYNADMLGGGKPVLTGPQVITKKDAAALQDYTKRGTR; encoded by the coding sequence GTGCTGGTGGCGGTGCTCGGCGCCTCCCTGGCGGGGTGCAGCAGTACCGGAGGCAAGCGCGCCGAGGACGAGCGCCTCGCCAGGACCGCCGGCGGCAAGGCCGCGGTGAACACCCCCAGGTGGACGTTCGCGATGGTCACCCACTCGGGAGACGGCGACACCTTCTGGGACATCGTGCAGAACGGCGCCCAGCAGGCCGCCGCCAAGGACAACATCAAGTTCGTCTACGGGCACGACGAGGAGGCGTCGCGGCAGAGCCAGCTGGTGCAGTCCTACATCGACCAGAAGGTCGACGGGCTGATCGTCTCGCTCGCCAAGCCCAACGCCATGAAGGACGTCGTCGCCAAGGCCGAGAAGGCCGGCATCCCGGTGATCACGGTGAACTCCGGCGCCGAGGAGTCCAAGGCGTTCGGCGCGCTCAGCCACATCGGGCAGGACGAGACGGTCGCCGGCGAGGCGGTCGGCGAGGAGCTCAACAAGCGCGGCCGCAAGAAGGCCCTCTGCGTCCTGCACGAGCAGGGCAACGTCGGGCACGAGCAGCGCTGCGACGGGGCGAAGAAGACCTTCAAGGGCGATCTGCAGAAGCTCTACGTCGAAGGCACCAACATGCCCGACGTGCAGTCCTCCATCGAGTCCAAGCTGCAGGCCGACCCGTCCATCGACGCCGTCGTCACCCTCGGCGCGCCGTTCGCCCCCACCGCGGTCAAGGCCGCGGAGCAGGCCGGCAGCAAGGCCGAGATCGACACCTTCGACCTCAACGCGCAGGTCGCGACCGGCCTGAAGGACGGCTCCCTCGGCTTCGCCGTCGACCAGCAGCCCTACCTCCAGGGCTACGAGGCGGTCGACCTGCTCTGGCTGTACAAGTACAACGCGGACATGCTCGGTGGCGGCAAGCCCGTGCTCACCGGCCCCCAGGTGATCACCAAGAAGGACGCCGCGGCCCTGCAGGACTACACGAAGCGGGGAACGCGATGA
- a CDS encoding ABC transporter permease, with the protein MTTTLKAPAQDERLLHRSPARRLMGRPELGSIVGAAAVFVFFSLVAEPFLRASSLSTVLYASSTIGIMAVPVALLMIGGEFDLSAGVMVVSSALISSMFSYQMTANTWVGVGVSLLVTLAIGAFNGFLLTRTKLPSFIITLGTFFMLTGLNLGFTKLIDGTVSTKSIADMEGFDSARTLFASHLTIGGVDIQITILWWIVLVAVATWVLLRTRVGNWIFAVGGNADAARAVGVPVTKTKIGLYMGVAFAAWVSGQHLLFSYDAIQSGDGVGNEFLYIIAAAVGGCLMTGGFGSAIGAAVGAFIFGMASKGIVYAQWNPDWYKFFLGAMLLLATLLNAWVRKRAEAQA; encoded by the coding sequence ATGACCACCACCCTCAAGGCACCCGCCCAGGACGAACGGCTGCTGCACCGCTCGCCGGCCCGCCGGCTGATGGGCCGCCCCGAACTGGGCTCGATCGTCGGTGCCGCCGCCGTCTTCGTCTTCTTCTCCCTCGTCGCCGAGCCCTTCCTGCGGGCCTCCAGCCTCTCCACCGTGCTCTACGCGTCCTCCACCATCGGCATCATGGCCGTCCCGGTGGCGCTGCTGATGATCGGCGGGGAATTCGACCTGTCGGCCGGCGTCATGGTCGTCAGCTCGGCGCTGATCTCGTCGATGTTCAGCTACCAGATGACCGCCAACACTTGGGTCGGCGTCGGGGTGTCCCTGCTGGTCACCCTCGCGATCGGGGCGTTCAACGGCTTCCTGCTGACCCGTACGAAACTGCCCAGCTTCATCATCACGCTCGGCACCTTCTTCATGCTCACCGGCCTCAACCTCGGCTTCACCAAGCTGATCGACGGCACCGTCTCGACGAAGTCCATCGCCGACATGGAGGGCTTCGACTCGGCCCGTACGCTCTTCGCCTCCCACCTGACCATCGGCGGCGTCGACATCCAGATCACCATCCTGTGGTGGATCGTGCTGGTCGCCGTCGCGACCTGGGTCCTGCTGCGCACCCGCGTCGGCAACTGGATCTTCGCGGTGGGCGGCAACGCCGACGCCGCGCGGGCGGTCGGCGTCCCGGTCACCAAGACCAAGATCGGCCTCTACATGGGCGTCGCCTTCGCCGCCTGGGTCTCCGGGCAGCACCTGCTGTTCTCGTACGACGCGATCCAGTCCGGCGACGGCGTGGGCAACGAATTCCTCTACATCATCGCGGCGGCGGTCGGCGGCTGCCTGATGACCGGTGGCTTCGGCTCGGCGATCGGTGCCGCCGTCGGCGCCTTCATCTTCGGCATGGCCAGCAAGGGCATCGTGTACGCGCAGTGGAATCCGGACTGGTACAAGTTCTTCCTCGGCGCGATGCTGCTGCTCGCCACACTTCTGAACGCATGGGTCCGCAAGCGGGCGGAGGCACAGGCATGA
- a CDS encoding ROK family glucokinase, with the protein MSMYRDRVHRGSARATVLRTVGTRERRSHLTAPRVPTVGIDIGGTKVMAGVVDADGTILEKVRTETPDKSKSPKVVEDTITELVLDLSDRHDVHAVGIGAAGWVDADRSNVLFAPHLNWRNEPLRDRLAGRLAVPVMVDNDANTAAWAEWRFGAGRGEDHLVMITLGTGIGGAILEDGAVKRGKYGVAGEFGHMQVVPGGHRCPCGNRGCWEQYSSGNALVREARELAAADSPVAYNIIERVGGRIGDITGPLITELAREGDAMCVELLQEIGQWLGVGIANLAAALDPSCFVIGGGVSAADDLLIAPARDAFRRHLTGRGYRPEATLAKAQLGPEAGMVGAADLARLVARRFRRANRRRVERYERYERTGRR; encoded by the coding sequence ATGAGCATGTACCGGGACCGGGTGCACCGGGGATCGGCCAGAGCGACCGTGCTGCGCACGGTCGGCACCCGCGAGCGGCGCTCGCACCTGACCGCACCCCGCGTGCCCACCGTCGGCATCGACATCGGCGGCACCAAGGTCATGGCGGGCGTCGTCGACGCCGACGGCACGATCCTGGAGAAGGTCCGCACCGAGACGCCGGACAAGTCCAAGAGCCCCAAGGTGGTCGAGGACACCATCACCGAGCTGGTGCTCGACCTCTCCGACCGGCACGACGTGCACGCGGTCGGCATCGGCGCGGCCGGCTGGGTCGACGCGGACCGCTCCAACGTGCTCTTCGCGCCGCATCTGAACTGGCGCAACGAGCCCCTGCGCGACCGGCTGGCCGGCCGGCTGGCCGTCCCCGTCATGGTCGACAACGACGCCAACACCGCCGCCTGGGCGGAGTGGCGCTTCGGCGCCGGCCGGGGCGAGGACCACCTCGTCATGATCACCCTCGGTACCGGCATCGGCGGCGCCATCCTGGAGGACGGCGCAGTCAAGCGCGGCAAATACGGGGTGGCGGGTGAATTCGGCCATATGCAGGTCGTGCCCGGCGGCCACCGCTGCCCGTGCGGCAACCGCGGCTGCTGGGAGCAGTACAGCTCCGGCAACGCCCTCGTCCGCGAGGCCCGGGAGCTGGCCGCCGCCGACTCCCCGGTCGCGTACAACATCATCGAGCGGGTCGGCGGCCGCATCGGCGACATCACCGGACCGCTGATCACCGAGCTGGCCCGGGAGGGCGACGCGATGTGCGTCGAGCTCCTCCAGGAGATCGGCCAGTGGCTCGGTGTGGGCATCGCCAACCTCGCGGCCGCGCTCGACCCGTCCTGCTTCGTCATCGGCGGGGGCGTCAGCGCCGCCGACGACCTGCTGATCGCCCCGGCCAGGGACGCCTTCCGGCGCCACCTCACCGGCCGTGGCTACCGCCCCGAAGCCACCCTCGCCAAGGCCCAGCTGGGACCCGAGGCCGGCATGGTCGGCGCCGCCGACCTCGCCCGGCTGGTGGCCCGCCGCTTCCGCCGCGCCAACCGCCGTCGCGTCGAGCGCTACGAGCGCTACGAACGGACCGGCCGCCGATGA
- a CDS encoding SDR family oxidoreductase: protein MEKLQELGLADALCRQVDVTDRDAVEAAVREAEERFGPADAIVNNAGAMLLGRLADQPAEEWDRMIDLNIKGVLHGVRAVLPGMLARGTGTIFNVSSIAGRKTFPNHTAYVGTKFAVHAMSENLREEVAPSGVRVVTIAPGAVETELLSHTSDEQIKKDYEAWKKSAGGALDPQAVAEAIAYAYRQPQNVTIREIVLAATGQEA, encoded by the coding sequence GTGGAGAAGCTCCAGGAGCTCGGCCTGGCCGACGCCCTGTGCCGCCAGGTCGACGTCACCGACCGGGACGCGGTCGAGGCCGCGGTACGCGAGGCGGAGGAGCGGTTCGGGCCGGCCGACGCGATCGTCAACAACGCCGGTGCCATGCTCTTGGGCCGTCTCGCCGACCAGCCCGCCGAGGAGTGGGACCGGATGATCGACCTGAACATCAAGGGAGTGCTGCACGGCGTCCGTGCCGTCCTGCCCGGCATGCTCGCCCGTGGCACCGGCACGATCTTCAACGTCAGCTCCATCGCCGGCCGCAAGACCTTCCCGAACCACACCGCCTACGTGGGCACCAAGTTCGCCGTCCACGCCATGTCGGAGAACCTGCGCGAAGAGGTCGCCCCGTCCGGCGTCCGCGTGGTGACCATCGCCCCCGGCGCCGTGGAGACCGAACTGCTCTCCCACACCAGCGACGAGCAGATCAAGAAGGACTACGAGGCATGGAAGAAGTCCGCCGGCGGCGCCCTGGACCCGCAGGCCGTGGCCGAGGCGATCGCCTACGCCTACCGGCAGCCGCAGAACGTCACCATCCGTGAGATCGTCCTCGCCGCCACCGGCCAGGAAGCCTGA
- a CDS encoding alpha/beta hydrolase family protein codes for MSEKVRFPSVVGPELAGAIDLPDGEIRGWGIFVHGFTLGKGSPAASRVSKQLAREGIGMLRFDNLGIGDSDGDWGDGSFTVKVQDTIRAAAMMAERGTPADLLVGHSWGGAAVLAAAAEATGVRAVATIGAPVDPSHVERQYDAVVDRVLSEGSHEWFVGGRTLVLKRAFVEDVRKAHLRDRIGELDLPLLVLHSPTDNTVDIANAAEIFNEARHPRSFVSLEGADHLLTARGQAQRAAHIISAWADQYIHG; via the coding sequence ATGAGCGAAAAAGTAAGATTCCCGAGCGTCGTCGGCCCCGAACTGGCCGGAGCGATCGACCTGCCGGACGGCGAGATCCGCGGCTGGGGGATCTTCGTGCACGGATTCACGCTCGGCAAGGGCTCGCCGGCCGCGTCGCGGGTCAGCAAGCAGCTGGCACGCGAGGGGATCGGCATGCTGCGCTTCGACAACCTCGGGATCGGGGACTCCGACGGCGACTGGGGGGACGGTTCCTTCACCGTCAAGGTCCAGGACACGATCCGGGCCGCGGCCATGATGGCGGAGCGGGGGACTCCGGCTGACCTGCTGGTGGGGCACTCGTGGGGAGGCGCCGCCGTCCTCGCCGCGGCGGCCGAGGCCACCGGCGTCCGCGCGGTCGCCACGATCGGGGCGCCGGTCGACCCCAGCCACGTCGAGCGACAGTACGACGCGGTCGTGGATCGCGTGCTCAGCGAGGGGTCGCACGAGTGGTTCGTCGGCGGGAGGACCCTGGTCCTCAAGCGCGCCTTCGTCGAAGACGTCCGCAAGGCCCACCTGCGGGACCGGATCGGCGAGTTGGACCTGCCGCTGCTCGTCCTGCATTCGCCTACCGACAACACCGTCGACATCGCCAACGCCGCGGAGATCTTCAACGAGGCGCGGCACCCGCGAAGCTTCGTCTCGCTCGAAGGAGCAGACCATCTCCTGACGGCACGAGGACAAGCGCAGCGCGCCGCCCACATCATCAGTGCCTGGGCCGACCAGTACATCCACGGGTAA
- a CDS encoding NUDIX hydrolase, whose amino-acid sequence MSHEGYARSRHSVWLGAAALFTDEIGRVLLVKPTYRTQWLLPGGCVEAGEGPDQTCRREVHEELGLSMPPGRLLAVHWLAPGHPDRTEGMPFPGEVRYVLDGGTLTARDIARMRLPEDELSGYEFLDARAAAARMTPVDAQIMLSALRARLAGTTAHLSGGRHVGPVPPLDRYQVHTRPRAGRDWPWHPGRAPEDLPIPQAWGWLFAPDGRVVLVIDPAEPLAMLPGGTVEPTDASPEAALVREAAEEAQLTLGEVERLGWVYDATGEVYGGIGECARLRLAAPITGAGPSLVDPASGRQFARLLATPNQAAALLGWGDQGYQQAEQAARIARTRWGIPLAAPSPITELPPKGWLS is encoded by the coding sequence ATGTCACATGAGGGATACGCGCGCTCAAGGCATTCGGTCTGGCTCGGCGCAGCGGCGTTGTTCACCGACGAGATCGGCCGTGTCCTGCTCGTCAAGCCGACCTACCGCACGCAGTGGCTGCTGCCGGGCGGCTGCGTAGAAGCAGGCGAAGGCCCCGATCAGACCTGCCGGCGCGAAGTCCACGAGGAACTCGGCCTGTCGATGCCACCGGGACGGCTTCTGGCCGTGCACTGGCTCGCGCCCGGGCACCCGGACCGCACCGAAGGAATGCCCTTCCCCGGCGAGGTCCGCTACGTGCTGGACGGCGGAACCCTCACTGCGCGAGACATCGCCAGGATGCGTCTGCCCGAGGACGAGCTGAGCGGATACGAGTTCCTCGACGCGCGGGCGGCGGCCGCGCGGATGACACCTGTCGACGCACAGATCATGCTGTCCGCGCTGCGCGCCCGCCTGGCCGGCACCACCGCCCACCTCAGCGGAGGCCGGCACGTCGGCCCCGTGCCACCCCTGGACCGGTACCAGGTGCACACCCGGCCCCGGGCCGGACGCGACTGGCCCTGGCACCCCGGCCGCGCCCCGGAAGACCTCCCCATCCCGCAGGCGTGGGGCTGGCTGTTCGCCCCCGACGGCCGGGTAGTGCTGGTCATCGACCCGGCAGAACCGTTGGCCATGCTGCCCGGCGGCACCGTCGAACCCACCGACGCCTCACCGGAAGCCGCCCTGGTACGCGAGGCCGCAGAGGAAGCGCAACTGACCCTCGGCGAGGTGGAGCGGCTGGGCTGGGTCTACGACGCCACCGGGGAGGTCTACGGAGGGATCGGCGAGTGCGCCCGACTGCGACTGGCCGCGCCGATCACCGGGGCCGGGCCCTCCTTGGTTGATCCGGCCAGCGGGCGACAGTTCGCCCGGTTGCTGGCCACCCCCAATCAAGCTGCCGCCCTCCTGGGCTGGGGCGATCAGGGCTATCAGCAAGCAGAGCAGGCGGCACGAATCGCCAGGACACGATGGGGGATCCCGCTCGCCGCGCCGTCACCGATCACGGAACTCCCCCCGAAGGGATGGCTGTCATGA